The following coding sequences are from one Epinephelus moara isolate mb chromosome 7, YSFRI_EMoa_1.0, whole genome shotgun sequence window:
- the nxph2a gene encoding neurexophilin-2 produces the protein MRALQTVLFLFLLHQVTCRKVHGGATELIEWGDSDNEHKISPTGASPRILNPLRLFARGSPGFKSNMREITYLQNMEDFWDWLSNQTDVQGAQARTKRRPIVKTGKFKKMFGWGDFHSNIKTVKLNLLITGKIVDHGNGTFSVYFRHNSTGLGNVSVSLVPPSKVVEFEIAQQSTLETKDTKSFNCRIEYEKTDRNKKTALCSFDPSKVCYQEQTQSHVSWLCSKPFKVICIYIAFYSVDYKLVQKVCPDYNYHSDTPYSSTG, from the exons ATGAGAGCTCTGCAAACAGTcctgtttcttttcctcctgcACCAG GTCACATGCAGGAAAGTGCACGGAGGAGCCACGGAGCTCATCGAGTGGGGCGACAGTGATAACGAACATAAGATTTCTCCCACGGGAGCCAGTCCACGGATCCTCAACCCCCTTCGTTTGTTTGCCAGGGGCTCCCCCGGGTTCAAGAGCAACATGAGGGAAattacatatttacagaacaTGGAGGACTTCTGGGACTGGTTATCTAACCAGACAGATGTTCAGGGTGCACAGGCCAGAACTAAACGCAGACCCATCGTCAAGACTGGCAAGTTTAAAAAGATGTTCGGGTGGGGGGACTTCCACTCCAACATCAAGACCGTGAAACTCAACCTGCTGATCACGGGGAAGATCGTGGACCACGGGAATGGCACTTTTAGTGTTTACTTTCGCCACAACTCCACAGGCCTGGGGAACGTGTCTGTCAGCCTGGTGCCGCCCTCCAAGGTGGTGGAGTTTGAGATCGCCCAGCAGTCCACGCTGGAAACCAAAGACACCAAATCATTCAACTGTCGCATTGAGTACGAGAAGACGGACCGCAACAAGAAGACTGCCCTTTGCAGCTTTGACCCTTCCAAGGTGTGCTATCAGGAGCAGACGCAGAGCCACGTGTCCTGGCTGTGCTCGAAACCCTTCAAAGTCATATGCATCTATATAGCCTTTTACAGTGTAGACTATAAACTGGTGCAGAAGGTATGCCCTGACTACAACTACCATAGTGACACACCCTACTCCTCCACAGGATGA
- the LOC126393107 gene encoding UDP-glucuronosyltransferase-like: MSSGVWFPALGLVAWLCCHSLGPVQGGKVLVMPVDGSHWLSMKILVKELITRGHEAVVLVPESSLLIHGSESYKTEIYQVSYTKAELDGKFAELQTGVFLKPPAITDLFINVQRLTNFTSIQVKGCESLLINQPLMSQLKEEGFDVVLTDPFLPCGSVLGHMFSIPVVYFLRGLPCELDSKANQCPSPPSYVPVFFSGNTDIMTFPQRVKNMLMSFFEFYLCKVMYASFDDLVSRYLGDNMTYKDVLSHGAIWLLRYDFVFERPKPVMPNMVFIGGINCAKKAPLPADLAEFVDGSGDDGFIIFTLGSMISDMPAEKAKQFFDAFRQIPQRVLWRYTGVVPEDIPKNVKLMKWLPQNDLLAHPKARVFITHGGTHGIYEGICNAVPMLMFPLFGDQGDNVERMVSRGVAEQLRIYDMTTETLLAALNNIIHDKSYKEKMVALSQIHLDRPVPPLDLAVFWSEFVIRHKGAAHLRVAAHELNWIQYHCLDVIGFLALILLTVLWVTLKCCLFCIRKCCRTGTAKRKQE; this comes from the exons ATGAGCAGCGGGGTGTGGTTTCCTGCACTGGGGCTGGTGGCCTGGCTGTGCTGCCACAGTCTGGGGCCCGTTCAGGGGGGGAAGGTGCTGGTTATGCCTGTGGATGGGAGTCATTGGCTTAGCATGAAGATACTGGTGAAGGAGCTAATCACAAGGGGCCATGAGGCTGTGGTGCTGGTGCCTGAAAGCAGCCTGTTGATCCATGGCTCAGAGAGCTACAAGACAGAGATCTACCAAGTGTCCTATACCAAAGCTGAACTGGATGGAAAATTCGCCGAGCTGCAGACTGGAGTGTTCCTCAAGCCACCAGCAATCACAGACTTGTTTATTAATGTGCAGCGTTTGACTAACTTTACTTCAATTCAGGTGAAAGGCTGCGAGAGTTTGCTGATCAACCAGCCTCTCATGAGTCAACTGAAGGAAGAGGGCTTTGATGTTGTGCTTACAGATCCCTTCCTTCCCTGTGGCTCAGTCCTGGGTCATATGTTCTCCATTCCAGTGGTTTATTTCCTGCGTGGACTTCCATGTGAGCTGGACAGTAAAGCCAACCAGTGTCCCTCTCCTCCTTCGTATGttcctgtgtttttctctggAAATACAGACATCATGACCTTCCCACAGAGAGTCAAAAACATGCTCATGTCCTTTTTTGAGTTCTATCTGTGCAAAGTAATGTATGCCAGCTTTGATGATCTGGTCAGCAGGTATTTAGGAGACAACATGACCTACAAGGACGTTCTTAGTCACGGTGCTATCTGGCTTCTCAGatatgactttgtttttgaAAGGCCCAAACCTGTCATGCCAAACATGGTTTTTATTGGAGGTATCAACTGTGCAAAGAAAGCTCCTCTGCCAGCT GACTTAGCGGAGTTTGTGGATGGCTCAGGAGACGACGGCTTTATCATTTTTACCCTGGGCTCAATGATTTCCGACATGCCTGCAGAGAAGGCTAAACAGTTCTTTGACGCCTTTCGGCAAATTCCTCAAAGG GTTTTGTGGAGATACACTGGAGTCGTACCTGAAGACATACCCAAGAATGTGAAACTTATGAAGTGGTTACCTCAAAATGATCTCCTAG CCCATCCCAAAGCTAGAGTCTTCATCACTCATGGAGGCACCCACGGTATCTATGAGGGCATCTGCAATGCTGTTCCCATGTTGATGTTTCCACTGTTTGGGGACCAGGGGGACAACGTAGAGCGCATGGTGTCCCGTGGTGTTGCAGAGCAACTTAGAATTTATGATATGACGACTGAAACCCTTTTGGCTGCACTAAATAATATCATCCATGACAAAAG TTACAAAGAGAAGATGGTGGCGCTGTCTCAGATACACCTGGACCGTCCTGTTCCGCCTTTGGACCTGGCTGTTTTCTGGAGCGAGTTCGTCATTAGACATAAAGGAGCCGCACACTTGAGGGTGGCTGCACATGAGTTAAACTGGATTCAGTACCATTGCCTGGATGTCATCGGCTTTTTGGCCCTCATTCTCCTCACTGTTCTGTGGGTGACACTAAAGTGCTGCCTGTTCTGCATCCGCAAGTGTTGCAGAACGGGGACTgcaaagagaaaacaagagTAG